In the Leptospira sp. WS4.C2 genome, one interval contains:
- a CDS encoding ABC transporter substrate-binding protein, which produces MKFDSYKRVVFSVAVFAIAFAVACGKKETKVSEIGQGEGEVSIVAWPGYIERGESDKGYDWVTEFEKSSGCKVNVKTAATSDEMVALMNEGGFDLVTASGDASLRLVAGGKVQEINTDLLPSWKNVDSRLQNAPWHTVEGKHFGVPYQWGPNVLMYNTKVFKKAPTSWNVVFEEQVLPDGKSNKGRVQAFDGPIYIADAALYLKVAKPELGIQDPYELDEKQYNAVIELLKKQRQLVPKYWHDAAVQVEDFKKEGLVASSSWPYQVNLLLGEKQPVNSVVPVEGATGWADSTMLHKDSKHVNCAYKWMEHSLSPKVQGDLASWFGSVPSVPSACKGNALLGDTGCAVNGFNNFEKISFWRTPKEDCSGGRKCIPYKKWAEDYISVIGSK; this is translated from the coding sequence ATGAAATTCGATTCATACAAACGAGTGGTTTTTTCTGTTGCAGTTTTCGCAATCGCTTTCGCGGTTGCCTGCGGCAAAAAAGAAACAAAGGTTTCCGAAATCGGACAAGGCGAGGGAGAAGTTTCCATCGTCGCTTGGCCGGGGTATATTGAACGTGGTGAATCAGACAAAGGATATGACTGGGTCACTGAATTTGAAAAAAGTTCCGGCTGTAAAGTAAACGTAAAAACTGCCGCTACATCTGATGAGATGGTAGCACTCATGAATGAAGGTGGGTTCGATCTAGTCACTGCGTCTGGTGATGCGTCCCTACGTCTGGTTGCCGGTGGAAAAGTCCAAGAAATCAACACGGACCTACTCCCTAGCTGGAAAAATGTAGATTCTCGTTTACAAAATGCTCCTTGGCATACAGTAGAAGGAAAACATTTCGGTGTACCTTACCAATGGGGCCCGAACGTACTAATGTACAACACGAAGGTTTTCAAAAAAGCACCTACTAGTTGGAATGTGGTTTTTGAAGAACAAGTCCTGCCGGATGGAAAGTCAAACAAAGGTCGCGTGCAAGCATTTGATGGTCCGATATACATCGCTGATGCAGCGCTTTATTTAAAAGTCGCAAAACCTGAGTTAGGAATCCAAGATCCTTACGAGTTGGATGAAAAACAATATAATGCAGTCATTGAATTATTGAAGAAACAAAGACAACTTGTCCCCAAGTATTGGCATGATGCTGCGGTTCAAGTGGAAGACTTTAAGAAAGAAGGTTTGGTCGCATCTTCTTCTTGGCCTTACCAAGTGAATTTACTTCTTGGAGAAAAACAACCCGTTAATTCAGTTGTTCCGGTTGAGGGAGCTACTGGTTGGGCAGACAGTACAATGTTACACAAAGATTCAAAACATGTGAACTGTGCTTATAAATGGATGGAACATTCACTTTCTCCAAAAGTTCAGGGTGACCTTGCTTCTTGGTTTGGATCAGTTCCTTCGGTTCCTTCTGCTTGCAAAGGAAACGCTCTTCTTGGAGACACTGGTTGTGCAGTAAATGGTTTTAACAACTTTGAAAAAATCTCTTTTTGGAGAACTCCGAAAGAAGATTGTTCCGGTGGAAGAAAATGTATACCTTACAAAAAATGGGCTGAAGATTATATTTCCGTTATCGGAAGTAAATAA
- a CDS encoding NAD-dependent succinate-semialdehyde dehydrogenase, which produces MKYIKDKDLFRQENYIGGVWCPAENKKEILVHNPANGEVIGNIPHSTEKDTILAIRSASDAFRDWKTRPAKERAGILRKWFQLMMENQEDLALIMTQEQGKPLTEARGEIAYAASYIEWFGEEAKRSYGDIIPSHRKDTRILVLKEPIGVVATITPWNFPAAMLARKVAPALAAGCTVVSKPAELTPYSALAMAVLAERAGLPKGVWNVIVGDPILIGKTILESKEVRKLSFTGSTKTGIYLMEKSAATLKKLSLELGGNAPFIVFEDADIDEAVKGAMLSKYRNTGQTCVCVNRFLVQASIAEIFSKKLAEKAKELVVANGMEPNAQQGPLINDAALEKVKSHIQDAVSKGAKVLTGGKEHNLGGNFFEPTVLYPVNSSMVVTKEETFGPVSCIQTFQTEEEAIHLANDTDFGLASYLYTKDMARIFRVAEQLEYGMVGINEGLISSEQVPFGGVKFSGMGREGSKYGLDDYTVTKYLCLGGIT; this is translated from the coding sequence ATGAAATACATCAAAGACAAAGACCTTTTCCGACAAGAAAACTACATTGGTGGGGTTTGGTGCCCCGCAGAAAACAAAAAAGAAATTTTAGTGCATAACCCTGCAAACGGTGAGGTAATAGGAAACATTCCTCACTCCACAGAAAAAGATACAATCCTTGCTATCCGTTCTGCAAGCGATGCATTTCGTGATTGGAAAACTCGACCAGCAAAGGAAAGAGCTGGAATTTTACGCAAATGGTTCCAACTCATGATGGAAAATCAAGAGGATTTAGCCCTCATCATGACCCAAGAACAAGGGAAGCCACTAACGGAAGCTAGGGGAGAGATCGCTTATGCAGCATCATACATCGAATGGTTTGGCGAAGAAGCAAAACGTTCTTACGGTGATATCATTCCCTCTCACAGAAAAGACACAAGGATCCTTGTTTTAAAAGAACCAATTGGAGTTGTGGCGACCATCACTCCTTGGAATTTTCCTGCGGCTATGCTTGCAAGAAAAGTGGCTCCAGCACTCGCCGCAGGTTGCACGGTTGTTTCCAAACCGGCAGAACTCACTCCCTACTCGGCTCTTGCCATGGCGGTGCTTGCCGAAAGAGCAGGACTTCCAAAAGGAGTCTGGAACGTGATAGTTGGTGATCCCATCCTTATCGGGAAAACAATTTTAGAAAGTAAAGAAGTGCGTAAACTCAGTTTTACTGGTTCTACTAAAACGGGGATTTATCTTATGGAAAAATCAGCGGCCACTTTAAAAAAGCTCTCACTCGAGTTAGGTGGCAATGCTCCATTCATTGTTTTTGAAGATGCCGATATTGATGAAGCAGTTAAAGGAGCTATGCTTTCCAAATATAGAAATACAGGGCAAACTTGTGTTTGTGTGAACCGCTTCCTTGTCCAGGCCTCCATTGCAGAAATATTCTCCAAGAAACTGGCTGAAAAAGCCAAAGAACTAGTAGTTGCCAACGGAATGGAACCCAATGCGCAACAAGGCCCGCTGATTAACGATGCGGCTTTGGAAAAAGTAAAATCACATATCCAAGATGCTGTATCCAAAGGAGCCAAAGTCCTTACCGGTGGAAAAGAACACAACCTAGGTGGGAATTTTTTTGAGCCGACTGTTCTCTATCCAGTCAATTCCTCCATGGTTGTGACAAAGGAAGAAACCTTTGGACCTGTCTCTTGCATCCAAACCTTCCAAACAGAAGAGGAAGCCATCCATTTGGCAAATGACACCGACTTTGGACTCGCCTCTTATTTGTATACGAAGGACATGGCACGCATTTTTAGAGTCGCCGAACAACTGGAATACGGGATGGTGGGAATTAACGAAGGATTAATTTCTTCAGAACAAGTCCCGTTCGGGGGCGTTAAATTTTCTGGAATGGGACGAGAAGGTTCCAAATACGGACTCGATGATTATACTGTAACCAAATATCTCTGCCTCGGAGGAATCACATGA